One part of the Mycobacterium marinum genome encodes these proteins:
- a CDS encoding tRNA adenosine deaminase-associated protein, giving the protein MGAQRAAAKGPSAETPDGFGVAVVREEGKWRCAAMSAKALATLSAAETELRELRSSGAVFGLLDIDDEFFVILRPAPSGTRLLLSDATAALDYDIAAEVLDSLDSEIDPEDLEDADPFEEGDLGLLADIGLPEAVLGVILDETDLYADEQLGRIAREMGFAEQLSAIIDRLGR; this is encoded by the coding sequence ATGGGAGCACAACGGGCCGCAGCGAAAGGCCCGTCCGCGGAAACGCCGGACGGTTTCGGCGTTGCCGTGGTTCGTGAAGAAGGTAAATGGCGTTGCGCCGCGATGAGCGCGAAGGCCTTGGCCACGCTGTCGGCGGCCGAAACCGAGCTGCGGGAATTGCGCAGCTCGGGAGCTGTCTTCGGGCTCCTGGACATTGATGACGAGTTCTTCGTCATTCTGCGTCCGGCGCCTTCAGGGACCCGGCTGCTGTTGTCGGATGCCACCGCGGCACTTGACTACGACATCGCGGCTGAAGTCCTGGACAGCCTGGACTCCGAAATAGATCCCGAGGACCTCGAGGATGCCGACCCGTTCGAGGAAGGCGATTTGGGCCTGCTGGCAGATATCGGCCTGCCCGAGGCCGTGCTGGGGGTCATCCTCGACGAGACCGATCTTTACGCTGATGAACAACTTGGCCGCATCGCCCGGGAGATGGGCTTCGCGGAGCAGCTGTCGGCGATAATCGACCGCCTCGGTCGGTGA